In Bradyrhizobium sp. WD16, the genomic stretch CGACGCGCGGCATCGTCGTTCGTCGCTTCGTGCCGCAAATCGATTTCGAATTCGCCGCCGTCTTTCCCGCGCAATGCAGCCCCTCGCCCGTGGCCTTGGACCTGGTGGAAACGGTGCAACAGGCGCTCAACGAACTGGATCGCACCCCTCCCGATCAGGCGCGTCGGTAAACGGCCGTTGGGCCTTCAGCGGCACGCCCCTTGCTGCTGCAAAGGAATACGAACGTTGGAAACGGCACAATAGTGTCCTGTCTCCGAATGACCGCTTCGTTTGCCTCACCCTCGCACGGTCATTCGGAGACATCGGGACACTAGCAAAATCAAAAAGCTAGTGTGGCTTATGTCTCGCAATTGCCTATGAGAGGCTTGCCGCAAAGGCGGTAGGCAATTGCGAGACGCCACACTAGAGCGGAGTGACATGCGCATGGAGAACCGCGGCGCGCCCGCGATCGACGGCGCCGAGGCAACGGCTTATCGCCTCGTCGAGTTCCGCCGCATCGGAAACCTGCTCGCCGTAGGCGCCGAATGCCGATGCGACGTCCGCGAAGCGGCGCTGCTCGCCCTGCCGGCCTGACGTCAGCCGCGAGAGAAACTGATTCGTCTGTTGCGCTGCCCCGTCCGGATAGACCCGCTGCACCGACGATTTCACCGCCTGCCAGCCGCCGTTATCGACGACAAGGGTAAAGATCGGCAGTTGATATTGCTGGGCCACCGCATAGACGGAATCCGGCGCGGAAAATTGGAAGGCGCCGTCTCCGACGACCTGCACCACGCGACGAGAAGGTTGGGCCAGCTTGAGCCCCAGCGCCATGCCGCCGCTGAATCCCAGCCCGCCGCCGGCCAGGCCGACATAGCTGCAGGGTTCTATCCGTCGGAGTTGCTGCTGCAGCAACGGTGCGTTCCGGATGGCCTCGTTGATCACGACGTCGCTCGGCGAAAGGCAAGCACCAAGGCGGGAAAACAGATAAGCCGGATTGATCGCACCGGGCACGCCCTTCTCGGCCGCCGCCGCTCTCCGCCGTGCCTCGGCGGCCGCGCGCGCCGGTGCCCAGCCCGCGATCCGCGCCTCGACCTGTCTTCGATAGGACGCGTCCGCCCGTGTCTCGACAATGTCGAGCACCTGTTGCAAGACGGTCGCGCAGTCGCCTTGAACACGCATATCGGTGGCAAACCCCCACATCGGAAAATCCGCCTTAAGCGGATCGACGTCGATCTGGATCCAGCGCTTGGTCGAGGCGGCCTGCAGCGTTTGCGGCACAAAGGGCACATCGACGTCGAGCAACAGGCCGAGATCCGCCTGCGCCACCAGCGCAGCGGGATCGAAGCCCGCAAAGCAGGGCGAATCCTGCGGAATGTTGAGATCGATCGCATTGAATTCGACGACGCGGATGCCGCAGACCCGCGCCAGGCGGTCGAGCACCGCGACCGCCTGCGGCTTGCGGCCCAGGTAGGCGGTCACTGCAATCGGATTTTCCGCTGCCATCACCGCTTGTGCGATCGCAGCAGCCCGCGCGGGCTCGATGCCGCCGGCCCGCACCCCGCCGTACCGCGCGGCCGGATAGGCCGGCATTACGGCATCATCCCAGGTCTCGGCGAGGGTCTCGCGCGGCAGCATCATATAGACCGGCCCCGGTGGATCGCTGTGCATGAATGCGGCCGCGCGCGACAGCGCCTCCTTCACCATGACGCCGGAGGGCAGCGTATATTCCCACTTTACGTAGGGCCGCACGATGCTCCCCGGATCGAAACTGTCCTGGACAAAGTGGACATAGGTGTCACGCGACCCCGGCAGTTCACCGTGAAGCGTAAACGGCGCCCGGCCGGCAAACAGCATGACCGGCAGGCGATAGCGGAAGACATTCTGAATCGCCATGCAGGCATTGGCGGTACCGGCATCGACATGAACAAAGACGGCCTGGCCGCGGCCGGTCGCGAGGGCGTAGCCCGCGGCCATGTGAACGGCGACGACTTCGTGAGGGCAGAGGATGACCTGCGGATGGCTGCGCCCTTCGCTGTCCCGGCGCGCGATCTCCTCGATCAGCGAAACGTGGTCGGTACCGAGATTGGCAAAGATGCAGTCGATGCCGATATCCGCGAGACCCTCGAGGAAATGGTGCGCCGTGCTGTGGATCGCCATGTCTAGTGTCCCGTTTCCAACGTTCGTATCCCTTTGCAGCAGGCGCTCATACGAACGTTGGAAACAAGGGGACACTAGCAAAATCAAAGTGCTGGTGTGGCTTATGTCTCGCAATTGCCTACGACAGACTTGCCGCAAAGGCGGTAGGCAATTGCGAGACGCCACACTAGTCGCCCGATTCATTCAGATTGAAGGGTAAAGGTGCTTGAGTTTGATGCGAGCATTGGGAGTTGTGAAGTGCCAGTTTGCCTTGGTGTGGTTGGCATTGCGGTCTTTCTCCCAGGCGGCGATTTCCTCGGCGAGGGTCTGTTTGTCGGGAATCCGTCGATCGAGGCATTGGGACGATAGGACGCCGAGTTCGGACTCGGCGAGATCAAGCCAACTGCCGTGCTTTGGTGTGTAATGCCATTCAAAGCGCTCGACCAGCCGCCTGGCCTCAGGGGCCGGAAAGGCTTCATAGAGTGACGCCTTGCTGTGGATGTTGAGATTGTCCTGGATCAGAACGATGGTCTTGGCGCCGGCGAAGTGGACATCGGCCAAGTCCTTCAGGACGTGAGCATAATCCACGGCGGTATGGCGATCGGTGACTTTGACATGGCGCCAGCCTTCGAGCGGAGCAAACATCATGAAGAGATTGGCGGTGCCGTTGCGTTTGTACTCGTAATCGCAACGAGCCGGGCGCCCACGCTTCATCGGAATCGGCATGCGCGTCTCGGCGAGGAGTTGCTTTGAGCTCTCGTCCAGGCAAACCAGCGGGTAGTCGGGATCGCGTGGCCGGGTGTAGACGGCCAGCACGTCCTCCATGGCGGCTACGAACGCACTATTGGCTTTCGGCGGGATGACCCAGCACTGTCGGCGATGGGGCTGGAGAGTGTTTTTTTTAGTGCCCGCCCGATCGTCGAGTCGCTGGCACGATCAACAATATGGAGTTCTACGACTTTTTGCTCCAGTAGCCGCAGGGTCCAGCGTGCGCGTCCCTTGGGAGGTTCGGAACAAGCCAGGGCAATCAGTTTGGCTTCCTTCTCACCGTCAAAAATCCGCGCAACCCCCGGTGTTGCGCGCTGCTTACGGCTCAATACCGCCTCGAAGCCTTCTTCCACCAGTTGCTTCCGCACTCGGTAAACCATGGAAACGCTGGTATCGAACGCCTTAATGATCCGGCTGTCACTCCAACCTTCGCCGGCTTCCGAGACATCGGCCTTCAACAATATTCGCGCCTTCAGCAGCTTTTGAGCTGCGCTCTTGCCCTTCCGTATCAGCGTTTCAAGCTGTTCGCGTTCCTCGCCGCTCAGCCGCACAACATACTTCTTTACCGAAATTTCCGTCGCAGCCATGATCCTCTCCGGCGCTCGCGTCGAGACGATCGAATCGAATCACAAATTCTCCATCCTTTCAAATTATTTGAAGCGAGCGACTAGTGTCCCGTTTCCAACGTTCGTATCCCTTTGCAGCAGGCGCTCATACGAACGTTGGAAACAAGGGGACACTAGCAAAATCAAAGTGCTGGTGTGGCTTATGTCTCGCAATTGCCTACGACAGACTTGCCGCAAAGGCGGTAGGCAATTGCGAGACGCCACACTAGTGTCCCGTTTCCAACGTTCGTATCCCTTTGCAGCAGGCGCTCATACGAACGTTGGAAACAAGGGGACACTAGCAAAATCAAAGTGCTGGTGTGGCTTATGTCTCGCAATTGCCTACGACAGACTTGCCGCAAAGGCGGTAGGCAATTGCGAGACGCCACACTAGCCCGCTTGTCCGAATGCGTCAGATTGAGGCTTGCGTCGCCGTTCCTGCGACGATGTAGCAGGTGACGAGCAGGCCGCAGATCAGCGCCCCCGGCAGAGCCGAGCCGGTACGACGCCAGGTGAAGGTCGAGATGACGGCGATGGCGACGAGCAGCGGCACGAACTGGATGGCGATGATCGTCGACAGCGGCACAACCGGCGAAGCGGGCACCGGATTGATCAGCCTGCCGCCGAGCCACAAGGCCAGGTATTGGCCGCCGACGAGGATGACGAAGCCCAGCGAAAGCGACAGGACGATCGTGGCGTAATGGCCGAACGCGGCGGCGCCGCGCCGGCTGAAGTTACGGTGCAGCGCGTGCAGGGCCACAATGAAGTACAGCGTGAACGGAACGAGGTAGATCAACACGATCAGCCATTGCTTGGCGCTCGGAAGCTTCAGCGCCACGACCCAGAAACGGAAGTCGATCTTGAACATCACATCGGCCAGCCAAAGCGCGACATAGCCCACGGCAACCGTCGCAACGGCGATCAGCAGCGACTGGCCTACGACGCTTTTGCGGATCGCGGCCTTCGGCACAAAGGGAAGCAACGCCAGCGTGATTGCCGTATTGATCAGAGCCCAGACCGCGATCTGGGTGGTGCAGGACTGCGGCAGGAAGCCGGATGCGGGCAGCCATGCGTCGCCGATGGCGAAGGCGGGATAATAGGTCACAGCAGGCAGCAACGCCGACACCCAGAACGCCATCCACCAGCGCCCGCTTCGCTGCGGCAACGCGGCCGCCGCCTCTTGGCCGGGCGGAAGCGTCCGGAGGTTTGAAAAGCTGGACCAGCCGAGCAGGAGATCGAACGTGCCGAGCAAGAGCACGACAAATCCGATCAGAGCGATCAACGTACCGAATTCCTTCCGCCGCCAGATCTGATCGGTCGCCGGCAGCGGCGTGCCGCCGGTCAGCGTCGCGGCGAACCAGTCGAGACTATAGCCAATGGCTTCCTGCGAGAAATGATCGGACGGATGTGTGATTGCCGGCGTGTAGAGAACCCGCGCCGTGCCGTGGGCGATGTCGCCGTACACCCTGCCCGGCGCGATCGGGCCCGCGACGCCGAATACCGCGGCAAGCTTTGCCGACTGAGGAACATTCCTTGCGTATTCGCTTCCCCACATGATCAGCGAAAACTCGTCGTACTGGGAGAACACGACCGCAAGGTTGCGCGGCCATGCCGGCGTCCCTTCGGCAGCGAACGGCTTGCCGGTCGAGGACCCCTCGAGCACCACCGATTTGTAGCCGTCCGGCATCGCCGCTGCCGCGGCAAGGACGGTCCAGCCGCCCATTGAATGCCCTTCCAGCCCGATGTTGTTCTTGTCGACGTAAGGGAGGCTGCGCAAATAGGAAAGGCCGTCGGGGCCGCCGAAGCCATTGGCGAATGCCGGCGGATCGCTGTAGCCGTGACCGGTCTGGTCAAGCGCAACGACGACGTAGCCGCGCCGTGCAAATTCGATCGCAAAGCCGTCTTGGGTCTCGCGCGAATTGATGTAGCCGTGCACGGCGAGGATTCCGGGCGCCGGCGTCTTCTCGGTTGCATTGGCCGGAATATAGACAAGGGCGCTCATCGTGCCGCCCTTGGCGCCCTTGAAGCGGACGTCTTCGATCCGAATTCCGTTCGACGTTTGGGTGAAGTGGGCGAGAAGCCCGCCGATCACAATGAGAATGACACCGAATGCGGCCAACGCCCCTCGATGATTCATGAAGTCCCCCTGATGCTGCTGGCAGAACGGCGCGTCGCCTCTGTCCGATTTCCTGGAGCTCAACCGACGTCGGAGGTGTCGGCCTCGCCGACCGGCGCATGGCGGCGCTCGCTCGCCTCGAAGGCGGCCCCCCGCAAGCGGTCAAGCAACCGCCGCGGGTCGCGCGGCAAGGCATCTCCGCGCCAGGCGATATGACAATCCGGCCGTACGATCAGCAGGTTTTCCGCAGAATGTGCCGTTGCCTTGTTTCGCTCGACATCGATGACCGCAAGCGGAACATGAGACAGCGCGGCGGCCTGCGTCAACGCCGCAACATCGATGGTCGGATCGAAGCGCAGCAAGGTATAACCCTCGCCAAGTGCATCCAGCAAGGAGCGGCCATCGGCCAGCCAGGCATGCGGCGCCCTTGCTCCCGGAACGGTCGAGGCGACGAAGCTGCCCATGCTGTAGGGCGGCGGGGTCTCGCCGTCATAGGCGATGATTGGCGATCCCTCATAGTAGTATCCGAAGTTCAGTCCCGCACAGCAATACTGCTGAACATTGAGGTCGTAGGCGGCGCGACCGACCCTGTCGCGCACCTCGTCGCCAGCTGGACCATCGGTCTCGACTTCGGCGGGAACGGAGCGCCGCTGACTCATGACGGCGAGAGCGTGGTTCATCGCGAAATGCGAAACCTGCTCGGTGATCGGCTGCCGCTCCGCCTCATAGGCGTCAAGCATCCGGGGGGGCGCCCAGCCCTGCAGCACCGACGCCAGGATCCAGCACAGATCGACGGCATCGGCGATCCCCGCGTTCATTCCGTATCCGGCGTAGGGGATCCACAGATGCGCGGCGTCGCCGCAAATGAAGGCGCGGCGGTCGCGGAAACGATCGGCGACCAGGCGTCGGCCGACCCAATCCTCCTTGCTCAGGATCTCGTAGCGGAATTGATCGTTGACGCCGAGGATCGTGCGAAGCGCCCAATCGCGATCGACGCTCTCGAACTCGGTCTCATCCGCGGCGAGATGGTTGTGGATCAGCCAGTTGTCCTTGCCGTCGATAGATACGGTCGTGCCGCAGCGGCGCGGATTGAGCGACATGGTCATCCAGGCCGGTTTTTGGACGATCAGGTCTTTCAGCTGGGGCGCATGAATATAGGTCGACTGCACCCGCTGGACGACGTCCGTGCCCGTCAACCGTGAGCCGATCGACTTGCGCACCGTGGACCGGCCCCCATCGCAACCGATCAGATATTCAGCGGCGATGGTGAAGGCTCCGCCGCCGTCGAGATCGCGCGCATAAGCCACCACGCCATCTGCACTTTGCTCGAAGCGGTCGACCTCGACACGGTTGAGAATCCTGATCCGCGGTCGTTCCTGCGCGCAGGCGAACAGGATGGGCTCGAGGTAGATCTGGTTGATGCGATGGGGCGGCTCGGGCGTTGGCCAGTCGGTGTCGGGGCCCTCCGTCGCAGTGTACCGGTCGGCCCGGCAGGGGATGGGAATCCGTGTCAATTCGCGACCGACGACGGCCGTACGATAGGCGCAGTCGTTGGGGAAATCGGCCGGCAGGCCGCCATCCCGCACCTGGCGGACAATGCCGAGGCGGCGGAAGACCTCCATCGACCGGGCGGAGACGTGATTACACTTGACGTTCGGCGGCTCTCCGGCGCGGCGAATCTCGGCCACCACCACATCGATGCCACGAGAGGCCAGATCCATGGCGGCCGTCAGTCCGACGGGACCTGCGCCCACCACGAGCACCTGAGTTTCGATTCCCTGCATTCCCATTTCTCGCCCGTTTTCTTGTTGATCAGGTTCGCTCGGTGACCGACAGCGCGTTCGCTCGGGCATCGCCGGACGCCGCAACGCCACGGCGCATGCTGAAAAGCGTCAATCCAAGGATCACCAGCGCCGAACAGAGCTGCGGCGCGGCGCTCGCCTGGAACAGCGAGGGGATCGTCCATTGTGCGGCGAGCATCCACCCGCCGAGCGTCACTCCGATGATCGACCCCAGCCGACCGATGCCCAGCGCCCAGCCGATGCCCGTTGCGCGGATATAGGTCGGATAGACGCGCGCCGCGTAGGCGTTGCAGCCGATCTGGCCGCCGATCACTGCGACGCCGGCGACGAAGACCGCCGGCACGAGGATCGGCAACGACGCCCCCGCCAGACCAATCGTGACGATCGAGGCAAAACCGGCGACATAGGTCATGAACAGGACCCGGTGAAAGCCCAGGCGCTCGATCAACAGGCCGAGCGCGACCGTTCCAAGCATGCCGCCGATCTGGAAGGCAACGCCGATCGCGATCGCTGCCTGGACATCAAGTCCGACGCCGTGCGTCAAAGTCGGCAGCCAGTTGTTGAGGAAATAGATGTCGAGCATGTTCATAAAGAACATGATCCAAAGCAGCACCGTCGGCACCAGCCGGTCGTTGGTGAAGAGCTGCGGCAGGAGAAAGCCCTTCCCGCTCTCTTCGACGATGGTGAAGCGGGTGTCGGCGGTCACCGTCGCCGAATGATCGATCCTCATGAGCAGGATCCCCACCTGGTCATTCTTTCGTGCGTCAAGCGCCAGCATCGAAAGCGACTCGGGGAGCCAGACGATCAGGATGGGGCAGACGACAAGCGGCAGGGCGCCACCGATAACGAAGACGACCTGCCAGCCATAGGCCGGGATCAGTTTTGCGGCGGCGAAACCGCCGATGGCTGACCCGAGCGAAACCGTCATGAACATCAGCATGATCAACAGCGTTCGGCGGCGCTGAGGCGCGTATTCACCGGTGAGCGCAATCGCGTTCGGCAGAACGCCGCCAAGACCGAGACCGGTGACGAACCGCAGGATCAGCAGGTCGGGGACGCCGGTGGCCCGGCACGTCGCCAATGTCCCCACGGCGAAAACCAGGACGCCGGCAATCACCAGCCATTTGCGGCCGAAATAGTCGGCCAGCGCGCCGAAGAGGAACGAGCCGATCATGACGCCGAACAACGACGCTCCAAAGACCGGCCCCAATGCGCCGCGCGCCAGGTGCCAGTCCTTGGCAAGCGCCGGCGCGACAAAGCCGAGCGCCTGCGCGTCGAACCCATCCAGCCCGATGACGAGTGCGCAGAGACAAATGGTCCTGATCTGAAATGCCGAAAGCGGTCGTTCGTCGATAAAGCGGCCGACGTTGATCATCTGCGACAAGCTTTCCTCCCTCCTCATCGGCTCGCGCCGTATTTTTTTGTCCGTCGTTCACGCACGGGGCGGCGACGACGGGATCGAAATATCTTGCAGGTTCTCATTCATCTGATTAGTCACAAAGTTCTCATAAATTCATAAGGCAACCTCATGACACCGACGATCCGGCAACTTGAGGCGCTGGTTCTGGTCCATCGCCTCGGCAGCGTGACCAAGGCCGCAGCCGAGCTGCGCGTCACCCAATCGGCCGTGAGCCTCCTGATCAGGCAGATCGAGGAGAACTTTCGGCTCAAATTGTTTGATCGCACCACCCGCGCGCTGCATCCGACACCGGCCTGCAACGACGCCATCCCGATTGCGGAGCGGATCCTCGCCGACGCCAACGGCCTCGCCCGGCACATGCGCGATCTGGTCGAGGTCAAAACAGGTCGAATTGCGGTTGCCGTATCGGCGGGAGTTGCATCGGCATTGCTGCCCCGCGTCCTGGCAAAATACCGGGTCGGCTACCCGGATGTCAGGGTCGAGCTGTTCGACGTTGCCGCGGACGAACTGCTTTCGTTCGTGATGGGGGGCAGTGCCGAACTGGGCATCGGCAGCGTCGAGAACGCCGATACGCCGGAGATGAAGATCGAAACCCTCATGCAAAGCTCGCTGTCGGCGATCGGCATCAGGGACGGCCGCTTCGAGAAGCGTTCCCGATTGACATGGGACGAGATCGGCGATGGCGAGCTGATCGCAATGCGCCGCGGGACACGTATCAGAAGCCAGATCGACGAGGCGTTGTCCCGAACAGGGCGTCAGCTCAAGCCGACTTTCGAGGTTTCATTGATCACAACGGCCCTGGCGTTGACGGCGGACGGCGTGGGAATAAGCATTTTGCCGGCGCATATGCTGCCGAAACGGCAGTTCCCGACGCTTGCCGCCGTTCCGTTGTCCCGCCCGACAATAGCGCGACACGTGTCGTTGGTCAGCCGCGCGGGATTTGTCCTTTCTCCGGCGGCACACCGGTTCGTGGAGGCGGCGAGGCTCGGTATGCAATTCTGATCGCCCATTCCGAGCGTGCCTAAGGGAATGAGATGGCGCCGAGGACCTGGCCTGCCGATGGCGCCGCTCACGATGATAAAGGCGGTCCACGCGTGCACCGAGAACGCCGCGTCTGGCGACCGGGCGCGGACCTGCGCGGCGCTCCGATCTGCGATACGGCTGGCGTCGCGATCGGGCGTCTCAGGCTTGAAAGGGATCGGGAAAGAGGTAAAACCCCGGCCGCTGCGGTGGCATGCTGCGGCAAGCCAATCGAGCTCGCGGCGCGGGCTTTCTCAGCCACGGCGTGCAAGCCGAGCCAAGGAATGAATCACAATCGGGATAATTGGAAAACTGGTCGGAGTGGTAGGATTTGAACCTACGACCCCTGCGTCCCGAACGCAGTGCTCTACCGGGCTGAGCCACACTCCGACTTGGTGGCGGCCTTATAACCAACGCATCCGCTCACCGCAAGAACCGGAATTGGGGAAAATTCTGAGCGACACCACACCTGTCCCGGCCGATCCGGCCACCGAAACCGTGCCCGCGGGCGAATCCGCAGCTATCCGGGCCGCGGCCGTGCTGGCGCGCGGCGGCCTTGTCGCCTTTCCCACCGAAACCGTCTACGGCCTCGGCGCCGACGCCACCTCGGCTGCGGCGGTGGCGCGGCTCTACGCCGCCAAGGGCCGGCCCTCCTTCAACCCGCTGATCGCCCATGTGGCGGATCTCGACGCCGTCCGCGCCCTCGCCCGGCTCGAGGGCGACGGCCTGCGCCTCGCGCAGGCCTTCTGGCCGGGGCCGCTGACCCTGGTGCTGCCCAAGGCGCCCGCCTGCCCGGTGTCCGACCTCGCCACCGCCGGTCTCGACACCGTGGCGGTGCGCATTCCCGCCCATCCGCTCGCCCATGCCATTCTCGCGGCCTTCGGCCGGCCGGTCGCGGCGCCCTCGGCCAATATCTCCGGCCATGTCTCGCCGACCACCGCGGCCCATGTCGCGGCGGATCTTGGCGGCCGGATCGACCTCATCGTCGACGGCGGGCCGGTCGCCGTCGGCGTCGAATCGACCATCATCGCCTGCCTTGGCGCGCCGGTGATGCTGCGGCCGGGCGGCCTTCCCCGTGCCGAGATCGAGCGCGTGCTGGGCCATCCGCTCGGCGACGGCGCTGCCGCCCGTGGACCGACGGAGCGGCCGGCCGCGCCCGGCCTTCTCGCCTCCCATTACGCGCCGCGCGCATCGGTGCGGCTCGAAGCGGCGAGCCTTGCGCCCGGCGAAGCCCTGCTCGCCTTCGGCCCGCAGCCCTTGCCGGGGGCCGAACAGGCCGCCAAGGTGCTCAACCTGTCGCCGCGCGGCGACCTCGTCGAGGCTGCGAGCAACCTGTTCGGCTACCTGCGCGCACTCGACGGCTGCGGCGCGGCGAGCATCGCGGTGATGGCCGTGCCGCGCCACGGCCTCGGCGAAGCCATCAACGACCGGCTGCGCCGCGCGGCGGCACCGCGCGACGCGGCCGATGAAGAGATTGAGGGATAGGAGCACGAATTTGCGATGAGCAGGCCGCGCCTGCCCCTTGCACGGTGTCATGCCCGCGCTCGCCGCGGGTATCCACGTCTTAGCTGAAGCTCTGCAAAAAAGACGTGGATGGCCGGGACAAGCCCGGCCATGACGAGGAGAGAAACGAGAGCAGAACGAGGAATTGAGACCATGACTTCAGCGGAACGGCCCGCAGCGGTACTGCCCCCCGAGCTGATTGCGCGCTTTGCCGCCATTGTCGGCGAGCGCTATGCGATCACCGATCCGAACGAGATCGCGCCCTATCTCACCGAGGAGCGCAATCTCTACCAGGGCCGCTCGCAGCTGGTGCTGCGGCCGGGCTCGACCGCCGAGGTCGCGGCGATCTGCCGCCTCGCCACCGAGACCCGCACGCCGCTGGTGCCCCAGGGCGGCAATACCGGCCTCGTCGGCGGCCAGACCCCGCATCACGGCGAGGTCGTGCTGTCGCTGCGCCGGCTCGACAAGATCCGCGATGTCGACGTTGCCTCCAACACCATGACCTGCGAGGCCGGCGTCGTGCTCGCCACCGCCCAGGCCAGGGCGGCGGAGGTCGACCGCCTGTTTCCGTTGTCGTTAGGTGCCGAAGGCAGCTGCACCATCGGCGGCAATCTCTCGACCAATGCCGGCGGCACCACGGCGCTGGCCTATGGCGTCGCCCGCGATCTTGCGCTGGGTGTCGAGGCGGTGCTGGCCGACGGCCGCATCGTCAACGGCCTGTCCAAGCTCAAGAAGGACAATACCGGCTACGACCTGCGCGACCTCTTCATCGGCGCCGAAGGCACGCTCGGCATCATCACCGCGGCGGTGCTCAAGCTGTTTCCCAAGCCACGCGCGGTGGAGACGGCCTTCGTCGCGCTGGGCTCGCCCGAGGCTGCCCTCAAGCTGCTCGCCATCGCCCAGCGGGAAGCCGCCGGCACGCTGACGAGCTTCGAGCTGATCGCCGACATCTGCATCGATTTCTGCGTCAGGCACGGCCCCAACATTCGCGCGCCGCTGCCCTCGCGGCCGCCGTGGTCGGTCCTGATGGAGATCTCGTCGCAACGCGATGACGCCCGCGACACGCTGGAGAAGATTCTCGGCGACGCCATGGAACAGGGCGTGGTCGACGATGCGGTGTTCGCCGCCAGCCTCGACCAGCGCAACGCCTTCTGGACGCTGCGCGAGGTGATCTCGCCGGTGCAGA encodes the following:
- a CDS encoding FAD-binding oxidoreductase, encoding MTSAERPAAVLPPELIARFAAIVGERYAITDPNEIAPYLTEERNLYQGRSQLVLRPGSTAEVAAICRLATETRTPLVPQGGNTGLVGGQTPHHGEVVLSLRRLDKIRDVDVASNTMTCEAGVVLATAQARAAEVDRLFPLSLGAEGSCTIGGNLSTNAGGTTALAYGVARDLALGVEAVLADGRIVNGLSKLKKDNTGYDLRDLFIGAEGTLGIITAAVLKLFPKPRAVETAFVALGSPEAALKLLAIAQREAAGTLTSFELIADICIDFCVRHGPNIRAPLPSRPPWSVLMEISSQRDDARDTLEKILGDAMEQGVVDDAVFAASLDQRNAFWTLREVISPVQKYEGGSIKHDVSVPVASVPQFITEANAAVTQLIPGARPFPFGHLGDGNIHYNVSQPVGADKAAFLARWQDVHDTVHEIVAKFGGSISAEHGIGVMKRDELPHFKDATALAVMRTLKATLDPLNILNPGKVV
- a CDS encoding L-threonylcarbamoyladenylate synthase, whose translation is MGKILSDTTPVPADPATETVPAGESAAIRAAAVLARGGLVAFPTETVYGLGADATSAAAVARLYAAKGRPSFNPLIAHVADLDAVRALARLEGDGLRLAQAFWPGPLTLVLPKAPACPVSDLATAGLDTVAVRIPAHPLAHAILAAFGRPVAAPSANISGHVSPTTAAHVAADLGGRIDLIVDGGPVAVGVESTIIACLGAPVMLRPGGLPRAEIERVLGHPLGDGAAARGPTERPAAPGLLASHYAPRASVRLEAASLAPGEALLAFGPQPLPGAEQAAKVLNLSPRGDLVEAASNLFGYLRALDGCGAASIAVMAVPRHGLGEAINDRLRRAAAPRDAADEEIEG